One stretch of Prunus persica cultivar Lovell chromosome G1, Prunus_persica_NCBIv2, whole genome shotgun sequence DNA includes these proteins:
- the LOC18790564 gene encoding uncharacterized protein LOC18790564 codes for MEVADLNGHGAEEPTLQVVDTIQRWLPPPQATLKLNVDATWDKKTLIAGLRAVIRDEHGNFVRGAGKVRLATSPIEAEAQAALYGLVVASDLGNVHLECESDSRELILSVKGNIQKGRWTIYPILAALKEKCRIFGSCSWKWIPRKANKAADAAAIEAKRKMCDEVWISRPPSSLVFVLQSDGLPRPPQV; via the exons ATGGAGGTTGCTGATCTTAATGGTCATGGTGCGGAGGAGCCTACTTTGCAGGTGGTTGATACAATCCAGAGATGGCTCCCTCCCCCCCAAGCTACTCTTAAGCTAAATGTGGATGCGACCTGGGACAAGAAGACTTTAATTGCTGGT TTAAGGGCTGTCATTCGTGATGAGCATGGTAATTTCGTAAGGGGAGCTGGAAAGGTTAGACTGGCCACTTCTCCTATTGAAGCTGAAGCCCAAGCAGCATTATATGGTCTGGTGGTAGCCTCGGATTTGGGTAATGTTCATCTAGAGTGTGAGTCTGATTCAAGGGAGCTGATTCTTAGCGTTAAAGGGAATATTCAGAAAGGTAGATGGACAATCTACCCAATTCTTGCTGCTTTGAAGGAGAAGTGCAGAATTTTTGGCTCTTGCTCCTGGAAGTGGATCCCAAGGAAAGCAAACAAAGCAGCAGATGCTGCAGCTATTGAAGCGAAGAGGAAGATGTGTGATGAGGTCTGGATCAGCCGACCCCCATCCTCCCTGGTGTTCGTGCTCCAAAGCGATGGCCTCCCACGTCCTCCACAGGTGTAA
- the LOC18790739 gene encoding cytochrome P450 CYP749A22 — MDSSGEVAIILSSSVCLFLFLVLIKIFHKLWWKPTSIQRLMALQGIKGPAYRLVHGNTKEIFNMQNEAMGKPKGLSHDIFSRVQPHFHSWTKLYGKNFLQWYGLRPQLIITEPELCKEILNDKDRAYPKSKPKSFVKQLLGDGLVTTTNIEKWGKLRKVANFAFHGESLKSMTPATIASAEIMLERWKNQDGKEIEMFEEFRLLTSEVISRTAFGSSYLEGEKIFEMLMKLSFLSFKNILKLRIPGISKFYKTCDEIESENLEKGIYNSIIEIVKKRGKKAMAGEEDGFGSDFLGLLLKAHHDANDNQRISVDDLVDECKTFYLAGQETSSSLLAWTVFLLAIHTDWQEEARKEVLEIFGKQNPNTDGIARLKTMTMIINETLRLYPPIVVLEREAEREVRLGNLIIPATVELVIPCLAFHHEPGFWGQDVHLFKPERFSEGVAKATKNNIATFLPFGMGPRNCVGLNFATNEVKIVLSMILQRYSFTLSPAYVHSPFRLLTVRPQHGLQIMLHSL, encoded by the exons atggattcCTCTGGAGAAGTAGCAATCATTCTTTCAAGCTCTGTGTGTCTGTTCCTCTTTTTAGTTCTCATCAAGATCTTTCACAAGCTATGGTGGAAACCAACAAGCATACAGAGGCTGATGGCTTTGCAGGGCATCAAAGGCCCTGCTTACAGACTTGTCCATGGAAACACCAAAGAAATCTTCAACATGCAAAATGAAGCCATGGGCAAGCCCAAAGGTTTATCACATGACATATTTTCCAGAGTTCAACCTCATTTTCACTCCTGGACCAAGTTATATG GGAAGAATTTTCTTCAATGGTATGGTCTTCGACCTCAATTGATCATCACGGAACCTGAGTTGTGCAAGGAGATACTGAATGACAAAGATAGAGCTTATCCGAAAAGCAAGCCCAAAAGCTTTGTGAAGCAGCTACTGGGAGATGGACTTGTGACAACAACCAACATTGAAAAATGGGGAAAATTGAGAAAGGTGGCCAACTTTGCTTTCCATGGAGAGAGCTTAAAA AGTATGACTCCGGCAACGATAGCTAGTGCTGAGATTATGCTTGAAAGGTGGAAAAATCAAGATGGCAAAGAGATTGAGATGTTTGAAGAATTTCGGTTGCTCACCTCAGAAGTGATTTCCAGGACAGCATTTGGCAGCAGCTACTTAGAAGGGGAGAAGATTTTTGAGATGCTGATGAAGTTATCCTTCTTATCTTTCAAAAACATTTTGAAACTCAGGATTCCTGGTATCAG TAAGTTTTATAAAACATGCGATGAGATCGAATCAGAGAATCTTGAGAAAGGAATATATAACTCCATAATAGAGATTGttaagaaaagaggaaagaaggCAATggctggagaagaagatggctTTGGGAGTGATTTTCTTGGATTACTTTTGAAGGCTCATCATGATGCCAATGACAACCAGAGGATTTCTGTAGATGATTTAGTTGATGAGTGCAAGACATTTTACTTGGCCGGACAAGAAACTTCTAGTAGTTTGCTTGCTTGGACAGTCTTTCTTTTGGCAATCCATACGGATTGGCAAGAGGAAGCAAGAAAGGAGGTCCTAGAaatatttggaaaacaaaatccGAATACGGATGGCATTGCCAGACTAAAAACA ATGACTATGATCATCAATGAGACTCTGAGGTTATATCCGCCTATTGTTGTCCTTGAGAGGGAAGCTGAAAGGGAAGTTAGGCTGGGAAACCTCATTATCCCTGCTACTGTTGAACTCGTCATTCCATGTTTAGCATTTCACCATGAGCCTGGATTCTGGGGACAAGACGTGCATCTTTTCAAACCGGAGAGATTCTCTGAAGGGGTTGCTAAAGCTACTAAGAATAACATAGCCACATTCTTACCATTTGGTATGGGACCACGAAATTGTGTGGGTTTGAACTTTGCAACCAATGAAGTAAAGATTGTTCTGTCAATGATTTTACAACGCTACTCTTTCACCCTCTCCCCGGCCTATGTCCACTCTCCCTTTCGGCTTCTTACAGTTCGCCCTCAACATGGACTTCAAATAATGCTACACTCACTGTGA
- the LOC109947944 gene encoding cytochrome P450 CYP749A22-like: MSWCREPVILLSSFLCLSLLLALVKMFEKLWWKPVRIQKLMALQGIKGPSYRLIHGNTKEISNMKKEAMSRPKSLSHDIFPQVQPHIQLWTKLYGKNYLQWHGSKAQLVITEPEICKEILNNKDGALQKTETLGYVKKLLGDGLTRSSGEKWSKLRKLANHAFHGESLKSMIPAMIASGETMLERLKNHEGKEIEVYDEFRFFTSEVISRTAFGSSYLEGKNIFEMLMKLSFLTFKNALKLRFPGISKIFKTRDEIESAELETGIRDSVMEVIKKREKKAMAGEEDGFGSDFLGLLLKAHHDTNEKQRISVDDLVDECKTFYFAGQETTNSLLAWTVFLLALHRDWQEEARKEVLQLFGKQTPHPEGISKLKTMSMIINESLRLYSPVISFERKAAREVRLRNLIVPANVELQIPNLAFHHDAKFWGADVHLFKPERFSEGVAKATKDNMVAFLPFGMGPRTCVGFNFATIEVKIALSMILQHYSFTLSPAYVHSPFHFLTVRPQHGVRVTLHPL; the protein is encoded by the exons ATGAGTTGGTGCAGAGAGCCGGTGATCCTTCTCTCAAGCTTTCTGTGTCTGTCGCTGTTGCTAGCTCTCGTCAAGATGTTTGAAAAGCTATGGTGGAAGCCGGTTCGCATACAGAAGTTGATGGCTCTGCAGGGGATCAAAGGCCCTTCTTACAGACTTATCCATGGAAACACCAAAGAAATCTCCAATATGAAAAAGGAAGCTATGAGCAGGCCCAAGAGCTTATCACATGATATCTTTCCTCAAGTTCAACCTCATATTCAGTTATGGACCAAGTTATATG GGAAGAATTATCTTCAATGGCATGGCTCTAAAGCTCAGCTGGTCATTACGGAACCTGAAATATGCAAAGAGATACTGAATAACAAAGACGGGGCTCTTCAAAAAACAGAGACTCTAGGATATGTGAAGAAGTTATTAGGAGATGGCCTCACGAGATCCTCAGGTGAAAAATGGTCCAAGTTGCGAAAGCTGGCCAACCATGCCTTCCATGGAGAGAGCTTAAAA AGTATGATTCCAGCGATGATAGCTAGCGGCGAGACGATGCTTGAAAGGTTGAAGAACCATGAAGGCAAAGAGATTGAAGTGTATGACGAATTCAGGTTCTTCACTTCAGAAGTGATTTCCAGAACAGCATTTGGCAGCAGCTACTTGGAAGGGAAGAACATCTTTGAGATGTTGATGAAGTTATCCTTCTTGACATTCAAAAATGCTCTCAAACTTAGGTTTCCTGGTATCAG TAAGATCTTTAAAACCAGAGATGAAATCGAATCAGCAGAGCTTGAGACAGGAATACGCGATAGCGTAATGGAGGTCattaagaaaagagaaaagaaggcaATGGCTGGAGAGGAAGACGGTTTTGGAAGTGATTTTCTTGGATTGCTTTTAAAGGCTCACCATGACACCAATGAGAAGCAGAGGATTTCAGTGGACGATTTGGTCGACGAGTGCAAGACTTTTTACTTTGCTGGACAAGAAACCACTAATTCTCTGCTTGCTTGGACTGTATTTCTTCTGGCCCTCCATAGAGATTGGCAAGAGGAAGCAAGAAAGGAGGTCCTGCAACTATTTGGCAAACAAACTCCACACCCTGAGGGCATTTCCAAGCTCAAAACA ATGAGTATGATTATCAATGAGTCTCTGAGATTATACTCTCCTGTTATTTCCTTCGAAAGGAAAGCCGCGAGGGAAGTTAGACTGAGAAATCTCATAGTCCCTGCTAATGTTGAACTGCAAATCCCAAACCTAGCATTTCATCATGATGCTAAATTTTGGGGAGCAGACGTGCACCTTTTCAAACCAGAGCGATTCTCAGAAGGGGTTGCTAAAGCTACCAAGGATAACATGGTCGCATTCTTGCCCTTTGGAATGGGACCTCGAACTTGTGTGGGCTTCAATTTTGCAACCATTGAAGTAAAGATTGCTCTGTCAATGATTCTACAACACTACTCCTTCACCCTTTCCCCAGCCTACGTTCACTCCCcgtttcattttcttacagtTAGGCCACAACATGGTGTTCGAGTAACGCTACATCCGCTGTGA
- the LOC18791994 gene encoding cytochrome P450 CYP749A22: protein MSWSGIGMPVITVSSMLLVFLVALIRLFYKQWWTPNRFQKFMDLQGVKGPSYRLIHGNTKEIMSMKKEAMSRPRSLSHDIFSAVQPHTHKWSKIFGRNFLQWHGTQPQLVIAEPELSKEIMNNKDKLFRKQKSQGYVKKLLGDSISMAEGEKWVKLRKLANHAFHGESLKGMIPEMITSSETMLERWVNHEGKEIEVYEEFRLFTSEVISRTAFGTSYLDGKNIFEMLGQLTFLIFKNNFSLRLPIISRFYKTSDEIKSEKLEKGIRNTIAGIVRKRESMAMTGEADGFGRDFLGVLLKAHHDTNENQRISVDDIVDECKTFYFAGQETTNSLLAWTIFLLALDTDWQEEARKEVLQLFGKENPNPDGLNKLKTMSMILNESLRLYPPVVSLVRETDKEVRLGKMVVPANVEVHVPNLSLHHDPKYWGEDVNVFKPERFSEGVAKATNNNMVAFIPFGLGSRTCVGMNFAIVESKIALAMILQRYSFTLSPGYVHSPIQFMTVRPQRGVPVILHSL, encoded by the exons ATGAGTTGGTCCGGAATCGGAATGCCAGTAATCACTGTTTCAAGCATGCTACTTGTGTTCCTTGTAGCTCTCATCAGGCTTTTTTACAAGCAATGGTGGACCCCAAATCGCTTCCAGAAATTCATGGATCTCCAGGGAGTCAAAGGCCCTTCTTACAGACTCATCCATGGAAACACCAAAGAAATCATGAGCATGAAGAAGGAAGCTATGAGCAGGCCCAGAAGCTTATCACATGACATATTCTCTGCAGTTCAGCCTCATACTCACAAATGGTCCAAGATATTTG GAAGGAATTTTCTTCAATGGCATGGTACTCAACCTCAGTTGGTGATTGcggaacctgagttgtccaaaGAGATCATGAACAACAAAGATAAACTCTTCCGAAAACAGAAGTCCCAAGGCTATGTGAAGAAGCTATTAGGCGACAGCATTTCCATGGCAGAAGGTGAAAAATGGGTCAAGTTAAGAAAGCTGGCCAACCATGCCTTCCATGGAGAGAGCTTAAAA GGTATGATTCCTGAAATGATAACTAGCTCCGAGACAATGCTAGAAAGGTGGGTAAATCATGAAGGCAAGGAGATCGAGGTGTATGAAGAATTTAGGTTGTTCACCTCAGAAGTAATTTCCAGGACAGCATTTGGCACCAGCTACTTAGATGGGAAGAACATTTTTGAAATGCTGGGGCAGTTGACCTTCCTTatattcaaaaataatttcagtCTCAGACTTCCTATCATCAG TCGGTTTTACAAAACCAGTGATGAGATCAAGTCAGAGAAGCTTGAGAAAGGAATACGCAACACCATAGCAGGGATTGTTAGGAAAAGAGAAAGTATGGCAATGACTGGAGAAGCAGACGGGTTTGGGCGTGATTTTCTTGGAGTACTTTTGAAGGCTCATCATGATACCAATGAAAACCAGAGGATTTCGGTGGATGACATCGTTGATGAATGCAAAACGTTTTACTTTGCTGGACAAGAAACCACTAATTCTTTGCTTGCTTGGACCATCTTTCTTCTGGCACTCGATACGGATTGGCAAGAGGAAGCAAGAAAGGAGGTCCTACAGttatttggaaaagaaaatccaaaccctGATGGCCTCAACAAACTAAAAACG ATGAGTATGATCCTGAATGAATCTCTAAGGCTATATCCTCCAGTTGTTTCCCTTGTTAGGGAAACAGACAAGGAAGTAAGGCTGGGAAAGATGGTTGTTCCGGCTAATGTTGAAGTGCACGTCCCAAATCTATCACTTCATCATGATCCCAAATACTGGGGAGAAGACGTGAACGTTTTCAAACCAGAGAGATTCTCAGAAGGTGTTGCTAAAGCTACTAACAACAACATGGTCGCGTTCATACCCTTCGGATTGGGATCACGAACTTGTGTGGGCATGAACTTCGCAATCGTAGAATCCAAGATTGCTCTGGCAATGATTCTACAGCGCTACAGCTTCACCCTTTCCCCTGGTTATGTCCACTCACCCATTCAGTTTATGACAGTTCGTCCACAGCGTGGAGTTCCAGTCATTCTACACTCACTGTGA
- the LOC18788160 gene encoding cytochrome P450 CYP749A22 encodes MGWFGIGMPVIIVSSMLFVFLVALIRLFYKQWWTPNRFQKFMDLQGVKGPFYRLIHGNTKEIMSLKKEAMSRPRSLSHDIFPAVQPHTHKWSKIFGTNFLQWHGTQPQLVIAEPELSKEVMNNKDKLFRKQKSQGYVKKLLGDSISMAEGEKWVKLRKLANHAFHGESLKSMIPEMITSSETMLERWVNHEGKEIEVYEEFRLFTSEVISRTAFGTSYLDGKNIFEMLGQLTFLIFKNNFSLRLPIISRFYKTSDEIKSEKLEKGIRDIIAGIVRKRESMAKTGDADGFGHDFLGVLLKAHHDTNENQRISVDDIVDECKTFYFAGQETTNSLLAWTIFLLALDTDWQEEARKEVLQLFGKENPNPDGLNKLKTMSMILNESLRLYPPVVSLVRETDKEVRLGKMVVPANVEVHVPNLSLHHDPTYWGEDVNVFKPERFSEGVAKATNNNIVAFIPFGLGPRTCVGMNFAIVEAKIALAMILQRYSFTLSPGYVHSPIQFMTVRPQRGVPVILHSL; translated from the exons ATGGGTTGGTTCGGAATCGGAATGCCAGTAATCATTGTTTCAAGCATGCTATTTGTGTTCCTTGTAGCTCTCATCAGGCTCTTTTACAAGCAATGGTGGACCCCAAATCGCTTCCAGAAATTCATGGATCTCCAGGGAGTCAAAGGCCCTTTTTACAGACTTATCCATGGAAACACCAAAGAAATCATGAGCTTGAAAAAGGAAGCCATGAGCAGGCCCAGAAGTTTATCACATGACATATTCCCTGCAGTCCAGCCTCATACTCACAAATGGTCCAAGATATTTG GGACCAATTTTCTTCAATGGCATGGTACTCAACCTCAGTTGGTGATTGcggaacctgagttgtccaaaGAGGTCATGAACAACAAAGATAAACTCTTCCGAAAACAGAAGTCCCAAGGCTACGTGAAGAAGTTATTAGGAGACAGCATTTCCATGGCAGAAGGTGAAAAATGGGTCAAGTTAAGAAAGCTGGCCAACCATGCCTTCCATGGAGAGAGCTTAAAA AGTATGATTCCAGAAATGATAACTAGCTCTGAGACAATGCTAGAAAGGTGGGTAAATCATGAAGGCAAGGAGATCGAGGTGTACGAAGAATTTAGGTTGTTCACCTCAGAAGTTATTTCCAGGACAGCATTTGGCACCAGCTACTTAGACGGGAAGAACATTTTTGAAATGCTGGGGCAGTTGACCTTCCTTatattcaaaaataatttcagtCTCAGACTTCCTATCATCAG TCGGTTTTACAAAACCAGTGATGAGATCAAGTCGGAGAAGCTTGAGAAAGGAATACGCGACATCATAGCAGGGATTGTTAGGAAAAGAGAAAGTATGGCAAAGACTGGAGACGCTGACGGGTTTGGGCATGATTTTCTTGGAGTACTTTTGAAGGCTCATCATGATACCAATGAAAACCAGAGGATTTCGGTGGATGACATCGTTGATGAATGCAAAACGTTTTACTTTGCTGGACAAGAAACCACTAATTCTTTGCTTGCTTGGACCATCTTTCTTCTTGCACTCGATACGGATTGGCAAGAGGAAGCAAGAAAGGAGGTCTTACAAttatttggaaaagaaaatccaaaccctGATGGCCTCAACAAACTAAAAACG ATGAGTATGATCCTGAATGAATCTCTAAGGCTATATCCTCCAGTTGTTTCCCTTGTTAGGGAAACAGACAAGGAAGTAAGGCTGGGAAAGATGGTTGTTCCGGCTAATGTTGAAGTGCACGTCCCAAATCTATCACTTCATCATGATCCCACATATTGGGGAGAAGACGTGAACGTTTTCAAACCAGAGAGATTCTCAGAAGGGGTTGCTAAAGCTACTAACAACAACATAGTGGCATTCATACCTTTTGGATTGGGCCCTCGAACTTGCGTGGGCATGAACTTCGCAATCGTGGAAGCAAAGATTGCCCTGGCAATGATTCTACAGCGCTACAGCTTCACCCTTTCCCCTGGTTATGTCCACTCTCCCATTCAGTTTATGACAGTTCGCCCACAGCGTGGAGTTCCAGTCATTCTACACTCACTGTGA
- the LOC18790512 gene encoding cytochrome P450 CYP749A22 — protein MDSSGEVAIILSSSVCLFLFLALIKIFHKLWWKPTSIQRLMALQGIKGPAYRLVHGNTKEIFNMQNEAMGKPRGLSHDIFSRVQPHFHSWTKLYGKNFLQWYGLRPQLIITEPELCKEILNDKDRAYTKSKPKSFVKQLLGDGLVTTTNIEKWGKLRKVANYAFHGESLKSMTPATIASAEIMLERWKNQDGKEIEMFEEFRLLTSEVISRTAFGSSYLEGEKIFEMLMKLSFLSFKNILKLRIPGISKFYKTCDEIESENLEKGVYNSIIEIVKKREKKAMAGEEDGFGSDFLGLLLKAYHDANDNQRISVDDLVDECKTFYFGGQETSNSLLAWTVFLLAIHTDWQEEARKEVLEIFGKQNPNTDGIARLKTMTMIINETLRLYPPVVALEREAEREVRLGNLIIPAAVELVIPCLAFHHEPGFWGQDVHLFKPERFSEGVAKATKNNIATFLPFGMGPRNCVGLNFATNEVKIVLSMILQRYSFTLSPAYVHSPFRLLTVRPQHGLQIMLHSL, from the exons atggattcCTCTGGAGAAGTAGCAATCATTCTTTCAAGCTCTGTGTGTCTGTTCCTCTTTTTAGCTCTCATCAAGATCTTTCACAAGCTATGGTGGAAACCAACAAGCATACAGAGGCTGATGGCTTTGCAGGGCATCAAGGGCCCTGCTTACAGACTTGTCCATGGAAACACCAAAGAAATCTTCAACATGCAAAATGAAGCCATGGGCAAGCCCAGAGGTTTATCACATGACATATTTTCCAGAGTTCAACCTCATTTTCACTCCTGGACCAAGTTATATG GGAAGAATTTTCTTCAATGGTATGGTCTTCGACCTCAATTGATCATCACGGAACCTGAGTTGTGCAAGGAGATACTGAATGACAAAGATAGAGCTTATACGAAAAGCAAGCCCAAAAGCTTTGTGAAGCAGCTACTGGGAGATGGACTCGTGACAACAACCAACATTGAAAAATGGGGAAAATTGAGAAAGGTGGCCAACTATGCTTTCCATGGAGAGAGCTTAAAA AGTATGACTCCGGCAACGATAGCTAGTGCTGAGATTATGCTTGAAAGGTGGAAAAATCAAGATGGCAAAGAGATTGAGATGTTTGAAGAATTTCGGTTGCTCACCTCAGAAGTGATTTCCAGGACAGCATTTGGCAGCAGCTACTTAGAAGGGGAGAAGATTTTTGAGATGCTGATGAAGTTATCATTCTTATCTTTCAAAAACATTTTGAAACTCAGGATTCCTGGTATCAG TAAGTTTTATAAAACATGCGATGAGATCGAATCAGAGAATCTTGAGAAAGGAGTATATAACTCCATAATAGAGATTgttaagaaaagagaaaagaaggcaatggctggagaagaagatggctTTGGGAGTGATTTTCTTGGATTACTTTTGAAGGCTTATCATGATGCCAATGACAACCAGAGGATTTCTGTAGATGATTTAGTTGATGAGTGCAAGACATTTTACTTTGGCGGACAAGAAACTTCTAATAGTTTGCTTGCTTGGACTGTCTTTCTTTTGGCAATCCATACGGATTGGCAAGAGGAAGCAAGAAAGGAGGTCCTAGAaatatttggaaaacaaaatccGAATACGGATGGCATTGCTAGACTAAAAACA ATGACTATGATCATCAATGAGACTCTGAGGTTATATCCGCCTGTTGTTGCCCTTGAGAGGGAAGCTGAAAGGGAAGTTAGGCTGGGAAACCTCATTATCCCTGCTGCTGTTGAACTTGTCATTCCATGTTTAGCATTTCACCATGAGCCTGGATTCTGGGGACAAGACGTGCATCTTTTCAAACCGGAGAGATTCTCTGAAGGGGTTGCTAAAGCTACTAAGAATAACATAGCCACATTCTTACCATTTGGTATGGGACCACGAAATTGTGTGGGTTTGAACTTTGCAACCAATGAAGTAAAGATTGTTCTGTCAATGATTTTACAACGCTACTCTTTCACCCTCTCCCCGGCCTATGTCCACTCTCCCTTTCGGCTTCTTACAGTTCGCCCTCAACATGGACTTCAAATAATGCTACACTCACTGTGA
- the LOC109947167 gene encoding uncharacterized protein LOC109947167 yields MPKLEGGMGFRNLHDFNLALLAKQSWRLLTEQNSFWALIMKSRYFPSCNFLKASKGACASWAWASMLEGREVIIRGSQWKILNGTRVKLWIDKWFPVSLDDMLHPINDELVDENAFVSEIINPITKSWDLSNLNGRISDQDA; encoded by the coding sequence ATGCCCAAACTAGAGGGTGGCATGGGTTTCCGGAACCTTCATGATTTCAACCTTGCATTACTTGCTAAACAAAGCTGGAGATTGCTTACAGAGCAAAATTCTTTTTGGGCTTTGATTATGAAGAGCAGATACTTCCCTTCTTGTAATTTCCTTAAAGCTAGCAAAGGGGCTTGTGCTTCTTGGGCGTGGGCAAGCATGCTAGAGGGCAGAGAAGTGATCATTAGGGGTTCTCaatggaaaattttaaatggaacCAGAGTTAAGCTATGGATTGATAAATGGTTTCCTGTGTCGCTAGACGATATGCTCCATCCTATTAATGATGAGTTAGTAGACGAGAATGCTTTTGTGTCTGAAATTATTAACCCCATCACAAAGAGTTGGGACTTATCAAATCTTAATGGTAGAATCTCGGATCAGGATGCTTGA